In a genomic window of Helianthus annuus cultivar XRQ/B chromosome 10, HanXRQr2.0-SUNRISE, whole genome shotgun sequence:
- the LOC110885584 gene encoding wall-associated receptor kinase 2: protein MSLPQISTLGSHKRQLAMKFLVLIWAVFLFFGLTASETETYNLIHSTILTKPGCESRCGDLIVPYPFGIGTNCSIGERFNIYCNKSVNPPKGSITEHDHSWIKLISDSTLRTSNLVAKRCSFPDGSWSTTNITSDYSRNFPYTISEVNKFTVIGCGSYAWLTSAAKNRTVSTGCMVFCSKPDEVAAAGDECSGNGCCESSIPQNINYYKTQVDSLTNSGNMSFAPCTYAFVGEENVFKFKGISDLRAIDRFDNSFKDRIEDTVPIVLDWAIGNQSCAQANKTNDFACRYANNTCVDSTREAGGYRCVCKQGYQGNPYLSPGCQDINECNNKEKFPCYGDCVNTIGSYTCECKSGYSGDAMVKDGCRRKPFNVLRLSIGLGLGIFTLLTGLFVLLLMVKQRKLIKLREQFFEQNGGVLLEEKLKTTGRSVMKIFQVEELKEATNNYAEDNILGKGGNGTVYKGTLPDTRLVAIKKSQRLDQGQRDQFINEMVILAQINHKNVVQLLGCCLETDVPMLAYEYVSNDTLYRHIHKTSGKGRLSWDSRLRIAHESAGALAFLHNDARMSVIHRDVKSTNILLDDNYTAKIADFGASRLVPLGHDEVTTLVQGTIGYLDPEYFHTGHLTDKSDVYSFGVVLVELLTGKKTIDPERGAQDTNLATHFLKAKKENRLLEILDQQVVKEATEEQLKATCDMVCRCLNQVGGSRPSMKDVAMELEILRKSSKQHPWISEQNYTEASSLMIESEEQNLYAVPLIANSDTFGEYSSSTMGMNEIMLHVHSPR, encoded by the exons ATGTCCCTTCCTCAAATATCCACACTAGGAAGCCACAAAAGACAGCTAGCCATGAAATTCCTTGTTCTAATCTGGGCTGTATTTCTATTTTTTGGGTTAACAGCATCTGAAACTGAAACCTACAACCTCATTCACTCAACCATTTTAACAAAGCCAGGCTGCGAAAGCCGATGTGGGGACTTGATTGTTCCCTATCCATTTGGAATTGGTACAAATTGTTCTATAGGCGAGCGGTTCAATATCTACTGCAACAAATCCGTAAACCCTCCAAAGGGCTCTATCACAGAACATGATCACAGCTGGATCAAACTGATATCCGACTCCACCCTCCGGACTTCCAATTTAGTCGCAAAGAGATGCTCTTTTCCAGATGGCTCTTGGAGTACAACCAATATTACCTCGGACTATAGCCGTAATTTTCCATACACCATCTCAGAAGTAAATAAGTTCACAGTCATCGGCTGTGGTAGTTATGCGTGGCTGACCTCAGCAGCAAAGAATAGGACTGTGTCTACAGGGTGTATGGTGTTTTGCTCAAAACCGGATGAGGTTGCAGCAGCAGGTGATGAGTGCTCAGGAAATGGTTGTTGTGAATCATCCATACCCCAAAACATAAACTACTATAAAACTCAGGTCGATAGCTTGACGAATTCAGGCAACATGTCGTTTGCTCCTTGTACATATGCCTTTGTTGGTGAGGAGAATGTATTCAAGTTTAAGGGTATCAGTGACTTAAGAGCAATTGATAGATTCGACAATTCCTTCAAAGATAGGATTGAAGATACTGTGCCGATAGTGCTTGACTGGGCTATTGGTAATCAGAGTTGTGctcaagccaacaaaacaaatgaTTTTGCCTGTCGATATGCAAATAACACGTGTGTTGACTCTACAAGGGAAGCTGGTGGCTACCGCTGTGTATGTAAACAAGGCTATCAAGGAAATCCGTATTTGTCTCCGGGCTGCCAAG ATATCAATGAATGTAATAACAAGGAGAAGTTTCCATGTTATGGAGATTGTGTTAACACAATCGGGAGCTACACGTGTGAATGTAAAAGCGGATATTCCGGTGATGCCATGGTCAAAGATGGTTGTCGACGTAAACCATTCAACGTGCTTCGCTTATCCATAG GTTTGGGGCTTGGAATCTTCACATTACTAACTGGATTATTTGTGTTGCTCTTAATGGTCAAGCAAAGAAAGCTAATCAAGCTAAGAGAACAATTCTTTGAGCAAAATGGAGGTGTATTATTAGAAGAGAAACTTAAAACCACAGGCCGTAGTGTCATGAAAATTTTTCAAGTTGAAGAGCTAAAAGAAGCAACCAACAACTATGCGGAAGATAATATTCTTGGTAAAGGAGGTAATGGTACTGTATACAAGGGAACTCTACCAGATACACGTTTAGTAGCAATCAAAAAGTCCCAAAGGTTGGACCAAGGACAAAGGGATCAATTTATAAATGAAATGGTAATTCTTGCACAAATTAATCACAAAAACGTGGTGCAACTTTTGGGATGTTGTTTAGAAACTGATGTCCCAATGCTAGCTTATGAATATGTTTCTAATGACACTCTTTATCGCCACATTCATAAAACAAGTGGGAAAGGGAGATTGTCATGGGATAGTCGTTTAAGGATAGCACATGAATCGGCTGGCGCGCTTGCTTTTCTTCACAACGACGCTAGGATGTCTGTCATACATAGAGACGTGAAATCTACTAACATATTGTTGGATGACAATTACACCGCAAAAATTGCAGATTTTGGTGCTTCAAGGTTAGTCCCATTGGGTCATGATGAAGTCACTACACTAGTCCAAGGGACCATTGGATACTTGGATCCTGAGTATTTTCATACAGGTCATCTAACAGACAAGAGTGACGTTTATAGCTTTGGAGTGGTTCTTGTAGAACTCTTAACAGGAAAAAAAACTATTGATCCAGAAAGAGGTGCTCAGGATACAAATCTTGCAACACATTTTCTAAAGGCAAAGAAGGAAAATCGATTGCTTGAGATTCTTGACCAGCAAGTGGTAAAGGAAGCAACAGAAGAGCAGCTAAAAGCAACATGTGACATGGTTTGTAGATGCCTTAACCAAGTAGGTGGGAGCAGACCTAGCATGAAAGATGTGGCCATGGAACTTGAAATATTAAGGAAGTCTAGCAAACAACATCCTTGGATTAGTGAACAAAACTACACCGAAGCAAGTAGCTTAATGATCGAAAGTGAAGAACAGAACCTTTATGCGGTTCCTCTTATTGCTAACAGTGATACTTTTGGAGAATACAGTTCAAGCACTATGGGAATGAATGAAATAATGCTCCATGTACATAGTCCACGTTAG